A single genomic interval of Nonomuraea rubra harbors:
- a CDS encoding glutathione peroxidase codes for MSLSDIPLRTLTDEPTTLAELAAGRPALIVNVASRCGLTPQYIGLVKLQEDYGPRGFTVIGMPCNQFAGQEPGTAKEIQHFCSTTYGVDFPLLEKSEVNGPGRHPLYAELTRTPDEQGEAGDVQWNFEKFLVDGQGRVVARFRPRTAPEDPAITSAIEQLL; via the coding sequence ATGAGCCTCAGCGACATCCCGCTTCGCACTCTTACGGACGAGCCGACCACGCTGGCAGAGCTGGCCGCGGGCAGGCCCGCCCTCATCGTCAACGTGGCCTCGAGATGCGGGCTCACCCCGCAGTACATCGGCCTGGTGAAACTTCAGGAGGACTACGGCCCGCGCGGCTTCACCGTGATCGGCATGCCGTGCAACCAGTTCGCCGGTCAGGAGCCCGGCACCGCCAAGGAGATCCAGCACTTCTGCTCCACCACCTACGGCGTGGACTTCCCGCTGCTGGAGAAGTCCGAGGTGAACGGCCCCGGCCGCCACCCACTGTACGCCGAGCTCACCCGGACGCCCGACGAGCAGGGAGAGGCGGGCGACGTCCAGTGGAACTTCGAGAAGTTCCTCGTGGACGGCCAGGGCCGCGTCGTGGCCCGCTTCCGCCCCCGCACCGCCCCGGAGGACCCGGCGATCACCTCGGCGATCGAGCAGCTGCTCTAG
- a CDS encoding alpha/beta fold hydrolase: MQNDIWSEEFGDTADEPILLVMGSMSQGILWPDEFVGRLTAGGRRVIRYDHRDTGRSRTVDFEQEPYTWEDIKDDVLRVMDAHGLESAHLVCHSAGGLLGQLIAVERPERVRTLTVIGSSPLGEREGMVIMRALMGEPQPEGSLPEPAPEFVAFYRELITAPPPAGRRERIESMIAEQRVLHGTALPFDEDAARRLQERVYDRARDLDAVVNHRLAAAAGPDFEPVGVLHRVKAPTLVVEGTHEPAKPGHGAIIADRIPGARLLMIEGMGHTLPPEVHEELARAVLAHTSAANG; encoded by the coding sequence ATGCAAAACGACATCTGGAGTGAAGAGTTCGGCGACACCGCCGACGAGCCGATCCTGCTGGTCATGGGTTCGATGTCGCAGGGGATCCTGTGGCCGGACGAGTTCGTGGGCAGGCTGACCGCCGGCGGGCGGCGGGTGATCCGGTACGACCACCGCGACACGGGCCGCTCCCGCACCGTGGACTTCGAGCAGGAGCCGTACACCTGGGAGGACATCAAGGACGACGTCCTGCGGGTGATGGACGCGCACGGCCTGGAGAGCGCCCACCTGGTCTGCCATTCGGCGGGCGGCCTGCTCGGCCAGCTGATCGCGGTGGAGCGGCCCGAGCGGGTGCGTACGCTCACCGTAATCGGCTCCTCGCCGCTGGGCGAGCGCGAGGGCATGGTGATCATGCGGGCGCTGATGGGCGAGCCGCAGCCGGAGGGCAGCCTGCCGGAGCCCGCGCCGGAGTTCGTGGCCTTCTACCGCGAGCTCATCACGGCCCCGCCGCCCGCGGGCCGGCGCGAGCGGATCGAGTCGATGATCGCCGAGCAGCGGGTGCTGCACGGCACGGCGCTGCCGTTCGACGAGGACGCGGCCCGCCGCCTGCAGGAGCGCGTCTACGACCGGGCCCGCGACCTGGACGCCGTGGTCAACCACCGGCTGGCGGCGGCGGCCGGCCCCGACTTCGAGCCGGTGGGCGTGCTGCACCGGGTCAAGGCGCCGACCCTGGTCGTCGAGGGCACCCACGAGCCGGCCAAGCCCGGCCACGGCGCGATCATCGCCGACCGGATCCCGGGCGCGCGGCTGCTGATGATCGAGGGCATGGGGCACACGCTGCCGCCTGAGGTGCACGAGGAGCTGGCGCGGGCCGTCCTCGCGCACACGTCGGCGGCGAACGGCTAG
- a CDS encoding helix-turn-helix transcriptional regulator translates to MLFGRSAEIAAIEDVIGRARGGVGTALVLRGEAGVGKTALLDLAASRGGDMRVLRTTGVEPESDLAFAALHQLLRPVVGLLDALPEPQRDAVRGVLGLGGGASGDRFLLAAGVLSLLAEAGAESGLVCVVDDFQWMDRASADALLFAARRLGPERIAMLLAVRADAPPVKGVPSLPVTGLPEPAATELLDATALRPAPGTWDTAAGAGGTIVPGVKRALVALTGGNPLALRETVRRLSPGQLAGREPLPDPLPGGTHLFGEQVAALPEDARLVALLASVEGDLALVLRAAGRMGAGRDALHELEATGLARIEGTSVRFRHPLIRSAVHEAATPADRREAHRVLAGEADGDRRAWHLAAAALGQDEAVAAALAETAARARDRGGYGDAATALSRAAELTPDPAARAARLKDAAVAAWLGGRPGQAESLLAEAREHAGGDAVLGMELAQLRGRFELNSGSATEAVRILAAGDSLDMLADAAEAASYAGDIAAIVEIGRRAATHPEGFLRDVLTGIGLTLSAGTSGGHADAEREHTRAQREHAQAEGAHEPAHPPSAAHALLRRALARTGELTDAAGFLWATAAASYLGEADLSAELAARAGRVARVSGMVGQLPVVLEFVATAERVAGRLAESQAVSEEGLELAREAGYSNTVAAHLANLAVLAALRGEEDECRRLAREALAIALPHRVGLRAGVAAYALAMLDLGAGRFAAAHDRFSAIVAAGPGAGHPTVVWRSTPDRIEAAVGAGDLEAAGAALEAYERWSAHAATAESRALLARCRAQVTGGHEGFEEALRLHANPYEAARTALLLGERLRRAHRPGEARPHLRAALETFQRSGAHPWARRAHGELRAAGEGWTGQSGTDENSGPAPGPELDVLTPQELRIAGLVADGLSSKEIAAQLFLSARTVEYHLYKIYPKLGIGTRTELARLVVLRKAPATGQDML, encoded by the coding sequence GTGCTGTTCGGAAGATCGGCGGAGATCGCCGCCATCGAGGACGTGATCGGCCGGGCCCGCGGCGGGGTGGGTACCGCGCTCGTGCTGCGCGGCGAGGCGGGCGTGGGCAAGACGGCCCTGCTGGACCTGGCGGCCTCCCGGGGCGGGGACATGCGGGTGCTGCGCACGACCGGCGTCGAACCCGAGTCGGACCTGGCCTTCGCCGCCCTGCACCAGCTGCTGCGGCCGGTGGTGGGGCTGCTGGACGCGCTGCCGGAGCCGCAGCGCGACGCCGTGCGCGGGGTGCTCGGGCTGGGCGGGGGCGCCTCGGGGGATCGGTTCCTGCTGGCGGCGGGGGTTTTGTCGCTGCTGGCCGAGGCCGGTGCGGAGAGCGGGCTGGTGTGCGTGGTGGACGACTTCCAGTGGATGGACCGGGCCTCGGCGGACGCCCTGCTCTTCGCCGCCCGGCGGCTCGGCCCGGAGCGGATCGCGATGTTGCTGGCGGTGCGCGCGGACGCCCCGCCGGTCAAGGGCGTGCCGTCCCTGCCGGTCACCGGCCTCCCTGAGCCCGCGGCAACCGAACTCCTGGACGCCACCGCCCTGCGGCCCGCCCCCGGGACCTGGGACACCGCCGCGGGGGCCGGCGGCACGATCGTGCCTGGCGTCAAGCGGGCGCTGGTGGCGCTGACCGGGGGCAACCCGCTGGCCCTGCGCGAGACCGTACGGAGGCTGAGTCCCGGGCAGCTCGCCGGCCGCGAGCCGCTGCCCGACCCGCTCCCCGGCGGGACGCACCTGTTCGGCGAGCAGGTGGCGGCGCTGCCCGAGGACGCCCGGCTGGTGGCCCTGCTGGCGTCCGTCGAGGGCGACCTCGCCCTGGTACTGCGCGCCGCCGGCCGGATGGGCGCGGGCCGGGACGCGCTGCACGAGCTGGAGGCGACCGGCCTGGCGCGGATCGAGGGGACGTCCGTACGATTCCGCCACCCCCTCATCCGCTCGGCCGTCCACGAGGCCGCGACCCCGGCGGACCGCCGCGAGGCGCACCGGGTGCTGGCCGGGGAGGCCGACGGGGACCGCCGCGCCTGGCACCTGGCGGCGGCGGCGCTGGGCCAGGACGAGGCCGTCGCCGCCGCGCTCGCCGAGACGGCCGCACGAGCCCGCGACCGCGGCGGCTACGGCGACGCCGCCACCGCCCTGAGCAGGGCCGCCGAGCTGACCCCCGATCCGGCGGCGAGGGCCGCCCGGCTCAAGGACGCCGCGGTGGCCGCCTGGCTGGGCGGCCGTCCCGGGCAGGCGGAGTCGCTGCTGGCGGAGGCCAGGGAGCACGCGGGCGGCGATGCGGTGCTGGGCATGGAGCTGGCCCAGTTGCGCGGCCGGTTCGAGCTGAACTCCGGCAGCGCCACCGAGGCCGTGCGGATCCTGGCCGCGGGTGACAGCCTGGACATGCTGGCCGACGCCGCCGAGGCGGCCTCGTACGCGGGCGACATCGCCGCCATCGTCGAGATCGGCCGCCGCGCGGCGACCCACCCGGAGGGTTTCCTGCGCGATGTCCTGACCGGCATCGGCCTGACCCTCTCCGCCGGCACCTCCGGCGGGCACGCAGACGCCGAGCGCGAGCACACACGGGCCCAGCGCGAGCACGCACAGGCCGAGGGCGCCCACGAGCCCGCACATCCTCCCAGCGCCGCACACGCCCTCCTGAGGCGGGCGCTGGCGAGGACCGGGGAGCTGACGGACGCCGCCGGGTTCCTGTGGGCGACGGCGGCGGCCAGTTACCTGGGCGAGGCCGACCTGTCGGCCGAGCTGGCCGCGCGGGCCGGCCGGGTGGCGAGGGTGTCGGGCATGGTGGGGCAGCTGCCGGTGGTGCTGGAGTTCGTGGCCACCGCCGAACGGGTCGCCGGCCGGCTGGCGGAGAGCCAGGCCGTCTCCGAGGAGGGCCTGGAGCTGGCCCGCGAGGCCGGTTACAGCAACACGGTGGCCGCGCACCTGGCCAACCTGGCGGTGCTGGCGGCGCTGCGCGGCGAGGAGGACGAGTGCCGCCGGCTGGCCCGGGAGGCGCTGGCCATCGCGCTGCCCCACCGCGTGGGACTGCGGGCGGGCGTGGCCGCGTACGCGCTGGCCATGCTGGACCTGGGGGCGGGCCGGTTCGCCGCCGCGCACGACCGGTTCAGCGCGATCGTGGCGGCGGGACCGGGCGCGGGGCATCCGACCGTGGTGTGGCGTTCGACGCCGGACCGGATCGAGGCCGCGGTGGGCGCGGGCGACCTGGAGGCGGCGGGGGCGGCGCTGGAGGCGTACGAGCGCTGGTCGGCGCACGCGGCCACGGCCGAGTCGCGTGCCCTGCTGGCCAGGTGCCGGGCCCAGGTCACGGGCGGTCACGAGGGTTTCGAGGAGGCGCTGCGGCTGCACGCGAACCCGTACGAGGCGGCCAGGACCGCGCTGCTGCTGGGTGAGCGGCTGCGCCGGGCGCACCGTCCGGGCGAGGCGCGCCCGCACCTGCGCGCGGCGCTGGAGACGTTCCAGCGCTCGGGCGCGCACCCGTGGGCCCGCCGCGCGCACGGCGAACTCCGCGCGGCGGGCGAGGGCTGGACAGGTCAGAGCGGGACGGACGAGAACAGCGGGCCTGCCCCCGGCCCGGAGCTGGACGTGCTGACCCCGCAGGAGCTGCGCATCGCCGGCCTGGTCGCCGACGGCCTGTCCAGCAAGGAGATCGCCGCGCAGCTCTTCCTCAGCGCGCGTACGGTCGAGTACCACCTGTACAAGATCTACCCGAAGCTCGGCATCGGCACCCGTACTGAACTGGCGCGGCTAGTAGTTCTACGGAAGGCACCCGCAACCGGGCAGGACATGCTTTGA
- a CDS encoding serine hydrolase domain-containing protein has translation MTTIDGTVAPGFEPVREAFERNFTGGGEVGAGLTVYRDGEPVVDLWGGLADPATRRPWRRDTIAPLASTCKVFASGALLLLAERGEVDLEAPVARYWPEFAQRGKGGISVRTLLAHRAGLPSLHMRPLTWEDLRDWTPITDALAAAAPEWPPGTAHGYHGVSIGHLAGELVRRVSGVTLSEFLAREITGPLGLDCYVRVPAAAMPRLATVVVPDAESVRLGMEVPELAGFVAALNDPGSLSYRALYGSVAIGWDAANERRTYEVESPSMDGVASAHSLARYLAALIGPVGGVRLLGPDLLDRVRTPQADGLDQVLRVRTAWGIGFAVPGGPFWPAPGHLTGLFGQSGATGSFAFADPARGLAFAYVPNRGSELLEGGDFRVRSLAEALYRSPV, from the coding sequence GTGACGACCATCGACGGCACGGTGGCGCCCGGCTTCGAGCCGGTGCGCGAGGCGTTCGAGCGCAACTTCACCGGCGGCGGCGAGGTGGGCGCGGGGCTCACCGTCTACCGGGACGGCGAGCCGGTGGTGGACCTCTGGGGCGGCCTCGCCGACCCCGCCACCCGCCGCCCCTGGCGGCGCGACACCATCGCGCCCCTCGCCTCCACCTGCAAGGTCTTCGCCTCGGGAGCGCTCCTCCTGCTGGCCGAGCGCGGCGAGGTCGACCTGGAGGCGCCGGTGGCGCGTTACTGGCCGGAGTTCGCGCAGCGGGGCAAGGGCGGGATCAGCGTACGCACGCTGCTCGCTCACCGCGCCGGCCTGCCGAGCCTGCACATGCGGCCCCTCACCTGGGAGGACCTGCGGGACTGGACGCCGATCACCGACGCGCTCGCCGCCGCGGCCCCCGAGTGGCCGCCGGGCACCGCGCACGGCTACCACGGGGTCAGCATCGGCCACCTCGCGGGCGAGCTGGTGCGCAGGGTGTCGGGGGTGACGCTGAGCGAGTTCCTGGCGCGGGAGATCACGGGGCCGCTCGGGCTCGACTGCTACGTACGGGTGCCCGCCGCCGCGATGCCGCGCCTGGCCACGGTGGTGGTGCCCGACGCCGAGTCCGTACGCCTGGGCATGGAGGTGCCGGAGCTGGCCGGGTTCGTGGCGGCGCTGAACGACCCCGGGTCGCTGTCGTACCGTGCCCTGTACGGCAGCGTCGCCATCGGCTGGGACGCGGCGAACGAGCGGCGCACGTACGAGGTGGAGAGCCCCTCCATGGACGGCGTCGCCTCCGCCCACTCCCTTGCCCGCTACCTCGCCGCGCTGATCGGCCCGGTCGGCGGCGTGCGGCTGCTGGGCCCCGACCTGCTCGACCGGGTGCGCACGCCCCAGGCCGACGGCCTCGACCAGGTGCTGCGCGTACGCACCGCCTGGGGCATCGGCTTCGCCGTGCCCGGCGGCCCGTTCTGGCCCGCGCCCGGGCACCTCACCGGCCTGTTCGGGCAGAGCGGCGCGACCGGCTCGTTCGCCTTCGCCGACCCCGCGCGCGGCCTGGCCTTCGCGTACGTGCCCAACCGCGGCTCCGAGCTGCTGGAGGGCGGCGACTTCCGGGTGCGCTCGCTGGCCGAGGCCCTCTACCGGAGCCCGGTGTAA
- a CDS encoding TetR/AcrR family transcriptional regulator, which translates to MAGDDTRSRIIETARELFTAQTYRAASMRDIAERVGITKPSLYHHFRSKSELLASLVGPPIGELEAVVERASAGAEPAAARRAVLEGCLDVMLAHRATMALLLRDASVYGDETAGIMSRVVGVINRAVDLLAGPDPDWRRRVRAAQALAAVADPIGQLPDVPAADLRAELLRGAGAILDLD; encoded by the coding sequence TTGGCCGGGGACGACACCAGGTCGCGGATCATCGAGACGGCGCGGGAGCTGTTCACCGCGCAGACGTACCGGGCCGCCTCCATGCGGGACATCGCCGAGCGCGTCGGGATCACCAAGCCGTCGCTGTACCACCACTTCCGCAGCAAGAGCGAGCTGCTGGCGAGCCTGGTGGGGCCGCCGATCGGCGAGCTGGAGGCGGTGGTCGAGCGCGCCTCGGCCGGCGCGGAGCCGGCGGCGGCGCGGCGGGCGGTGCTGGAGGGCTGCCTCGACGTGATGTTGGCGCACCGGGCGACCATGGCCCTGCTGCTGCGCGACGCCTCCGTCTACGGGGACGAGACGGCCGGGATCATGTCGCGGGTGGTGGGGGTGATCAACCGGGCCGTGGACCTGCTGGCGGGGCCGGACCCGGACTGGCGGCGGCGGGTGCGCGCCGCCCAGGCGCTGGCCGCCGTCGCCGACCCCATCGGGCAGCTTCCCGACGTCCCGGCCGCCGACCTGCGGGCCGAGCTCCTCCGGGGTGCGGGCGCGATCCTGGACCTCGATTAG
- a CDS encoding LacI family DNA-binding transcriptional regulator: protein MEKRATIKDVAEAAGVGVATVSRVLSGGSASPQTRERVLAVAAQLDYRPSALGRNLRQRRTGGIGLLVPDLTDTFFAQFAEGVLACARSAGEPVVLGSTAGDPEQEAELIGMLLEQSVDRLIAVPSGEEDTWAPAIRAGMTVVFADRLPARPSPEEEDPAAAAVGDLMLLDGVAAPLPAHGRAPELPAAPSVLADDRAGIRTAVRYLRGLGHRRIAFLGGPGHDRRVSAFREAVGSPVDEELVVFGTGSRDSAYAAASGLFQSRPDLSAVVAGGNVLGEAAVLAARELDLRVPRDVSLVMYDDVPWAELCSPPLTVIAQPGRDMGYRAAELVLRSGGRRPRSVVLPTELIVRGSCGPHR from the coding sequence ATGGAGAAGCGGGCGACGATCAAGGATGTGGCCGAGGCGGCCGGCGTGGGCGTCGCCACCGTCTCCCGGGTGCTGTCGGGCGGCTCGGCCAGCCCGCAGACCAGGGAGCGGGTCCTGGCCGTGGCCGCCCAGCTCGACTACCGCCCCAGCGCCCTCGGCCGCAACCTGCGCCAGCGCCGCACCGGCGGCATCGGCCTGCTCGTCCCCGACCTGACCGACACCTTCTTCGCGCAGTTCGCCGAGGGCGTGCTCGCCTGCGCCCGCTCGGCCGGCGAGCCCGTCGTGCTCGGCTCCACGGCCGGCGACCCCGAGCAGGAGGCCGAGCTGATCGGCATGCTGCTGGAGCAGAGCGTCGACCGCCTCATCGCCGTCCCCTCGGGCGAGGAGGACACCTGGGCCCCGGCCATCCGCGCGGGCATGACGGTGGTCTTCGCCGACCGCCTCCCGGCCCGGCCGTCCCCCGAGGAGGAGGACCCCGCCGCCGCGGCCGTCGGCGACCTCATGCTCCTGGACGGGGTCGCCGCTCCCCTGCCCGCTCATGGGCGGGCGCCCGAGCTGCCCGCGGCGCCGTCCGTGCTGGCCGACGACCGGGCGGGCATCCGCACGGCGGTGCGCTACCTGCGCGGCCTGGGCCACAGGCGCATCGCCTTCCTCGGCGGGCCGGGCCACGACCGGCGCGTGTCGGCGTTCAGGGAGGCGGTGGGCTCGCCGGTGGACGAGGAACTGGTCGTGTTCGGCACGGGCAGCCGCGACTCGGCCTACGCCGCCGCCTCGGGCCTGTTCCAGAGCCGCCCAGACCTGTCGGCGGTGGTCGCCGGGGGGAACGTGCTCGGCGAGGCCGCGGTGCTGGCGGCCAGGGAGCTGGACCTGCGGGTGCCGCGCGACGTGTCCCTCGTCATGTACGACGACGTGCCGTGGGCCGAGCTGTGCTCCCCGCCGCTGACCGTGATCGCCCAGCCGGGCCGCGACATGGGCTACCGGGCGGCCGAGCTGGTGCTGCGCTCCGGCGGCCGCAGGCCGCGCTCCGTCGTGCTGCCCACGGAGCTCATCGTCAGGGGAAGCTGCGGCCCCCACCGCTAG